The genomic region TCCACTGCAGGAGCCTGCACGTGTTTTCCACAGACTAGGAAGGGTGAAAACATGTGTAGCGAATCTTGGGCTCTTAAAGATGCGGAGGGGTGTGGAAAagatggggaggggtgtggagAAGATGGGGAGGCTGGAAGCCGGGTACTGAGTGTTTGCCTGCCACTAGCTACTACCCTTGTTTTGTGGATAAAAGGGCCTTGGCGTCTCAGGCTGGTAACTCAGCTCTTCCCGGCAGCTCAGCAATCTAAGATCAAAGCCCTGGAAACATCCCCTTTCCCCACATATCAAACCTCCCTTCCCCAGTTAGGCACTCCTGAACCTCCCTGCCTCTGTGTAATGACCTGGGTTTTGACCGTGTGAAATCCTCAGCTAAGCTAGCCGGGTTTATCTTGGCTCTCTGATGTGCGGGTGTCTtgagggtggagtggggctgttaGGCGCACGTGGGAACTAATTAAACTGCTGGCAAGACAGATCCATCCCTAGACCCATCACCCACCTCTCCTGGGCTCCATAGTCTAGGAACAGACTGGGAGTCCCGCAGAGGCAGGCCCTAAAGCACGTCAGATCACAGGATAGAAAGTTAGTTGTGAGACCTTGGGTCTGaattgcagccacctctggggtggaggtggTTGTGCCAGCGTTGGAGGGACAAGGGAGACCATCGGCTTGAAGCAACCTCCTCCACGGAGCAGGTAGAGCCTCGAACATAAGACCGGCTCGGCCCTGCGTCTTTCCAAGGCAGAGACGTCGCAGCAGCCAGGATTCTGATCTGTCGCATGGGGCGAGGCTGAAATCCAGAGCTGGTGCCTAGATCCCATAGCTGTTCCCTCTAGTTTGGCGTAACTGGATGCTGGGccggcagctcccactgagcaGCGCCTGCTGGCAAGGGAGGCTGCAGCCGAGCGTGGACGTGGCATAGAACGAACGTGCTCGGGGAAGGAAGCTAATCACGGGCCCTTGTCTCTCCCTGCCCGGCATCTGCGTAACATGGGTGTGACCGCGCGGGGCGGGGGGAATCGGGCCCAGGATCAGCCTCCGCCCATCTCGCATCCCGGGGCAAAGGCAGTGCCGTTTCCTAGGGGAAGAACgctctccccttcctggcccctgcctgcagctgatGCAAACCTCCGGGGCAGCCGATGGCGCGGGTCTGAAAGCTGCCCTTGGGCAAGcagtgctgggctggggctggtcaCCCTGGGGCAGAGGAGTGGCCCCTCGAGCTCGCTAGCCTGTCTCTGCTGGATGCAGAAACCTGCCTCCAGATGGGTTaatgttggggggaaggggtggggaggtggcggCACCCCCTTCACCTCCCAAAGGGCAACGCTGCCATTCCTGCTCCCTCATCTCCGTGTGCACAGGATCGCCTGTCTGCAAGGGGGGTGCTGCTCCCTGATTCGCGGGATCCCCCGGCTCTCACTAGACACCTCTCTTTCCACGACTGATCTAGTGAAGATTAATGCTGGGCTGACATCTGATTCCCAGGGGCCGAGGCTCCCTTACTCTGTCTGTTACATAGAGGTGTCCGGTTCGCCTCACTGTCACTCCcggccagggaggggctggaaTCGGTGCCAGGAAGCCTAAGGCTTTGTGCTAATCACTGGGCTTGCAGGCAAGTCTGTGCAGCGACTGGCCAAGTGACAGCACTTGCGTCTGCAGGCCCCTTAGAAAGCAGCCTTTTCCTTCCTGGGAAGTATCTGCTGCTGGGGTGGTCTCCAAAGAGCACTTTACCTTGGCTGCATGTCAGGAGTTTTGTAAACTGTAACACTGGCTGGGAACTCTTTGACAAATCcctttttgtccaaaaaaaatGCTAATTTGTCAAAGCAGAAAGGGGTCACAAGACAGGGCCAGCTTGGACGAATCTCCCAACCTGGGAAAAAAGTTGCAGAAAAGTTTGGGAATTGTTCCTTTCGACCGCAGCAAGTTTCCCGTTCAAAGCGACTGTTTCAAAACGTAAGCTCGCTAGgctgaaaagaaaaaagagagacgatcaaaatgaaacacttgGCTTGACCCCAACAAAAGTCTTCTGACGACTCGTTCGGCCACAGACGTTGTCAAGATCTTTGTTGCGGTTCCAATTCGGGAtggtaaaaaaaatgtaaaactcttGAAAATATTCCTGGGATGGGAGAAGCGTTCCCCGCTGAGTGTGAACTGCGAGACACCTGCCCCCTAAGGCCATGGCTGCCAATCAGCAGCCCCTCTGCCAGCTTGCCCCAAGGGAGGGCAGGAGTGGGCAGCCCAGCTGCGGTCAGTCTCAAAAGCACCGACAGCAGTGTAGGAACTTGGGGCACTGTGTTGCCCACTGCTGGGAGGTGGCCCTGATATTGGGTGTCACGGCTGGGGGGGATTTGAACCCGTGACTCTGCTCAAACAGTGTGCTGTGGCTCACCTCTGCTGCTAGAGCTCGGACAGCGTCTCAGAGCAAGACTCTTCCCTTCGTTCCCCACCGGACTGAGCCCACTGCTGCTCCTAACTGCTTCCCCAAGTCTGCAAGCCCGTGCAGCATGCCCAAGGGCTCCCATCGAAGAGCTCTGAGCGTCACTGGCCCAGACTAGCTGGAACAGCTCCAGCCTAGTGATCCTGCCCGAACAAGCTGGACTTACTCTCCAGGAACAGAAATCTGGGCAGCCAAGGTGGCTGGAGTGAGACAAACGCAGTCTCGTTCTGTTCTGATTCATTGCCCGTTTAGTTCCGGTGACGTACTAGGCTAGATAAAGCAGCAGTATGTGTCCAATAGGCCAGGCCCTGTGTATTCTGCGGCAGACTCCTCAGTTGCAAAATCTATCCTTTGCTCCAGAATTGCGAGTGGCTGGTATTTATGGCTGTCAAGTAAGccttccaaatgcaaacagatgcaGTGTCGTCTTGCTGGGGTGGCAGCCAGGTTGAAACACCCCCTAAGGGAGGGGTGGATTGCCCCCTTCAGCTTGacatgttaactctgaaacctagtgATGACCGTGCCGCTTAAATTGCCAACTGTTTCACTGCTGATTGCTTAAAAGCCATCCAGCTGGTGGGTTTATCCTACACTCTCAAACTACTAAAAGCCCCAGCTGTTCCCTCCAAAAACCTCTAGCCTTCCCCCTTGCAATCTAATCTTCAGCAATGTGAGGTTTATGTTGTCAGTGCACGAACACGTAACGCACGGAGAACTTGGGTGCAGCTTAAAACACATAATGTCAAAACACCTAGTGCAAAGGACATGCACAGATTGGATTAATCCCTTTAAATTCAGTGCCCTTACCCCGTCTGTGTCCCCCCGCTCCTGGccctggcttgggggggggggaccctggcTTAGCGGTAGCTGGGGTCACTAGCACGTCCCTGGTTCGTTGAAGAAAGGGGAAGCGCCGGGTTTCACTCTCTGCAGGTTTCCCGTTCTAACGGCAACCCCCGCTCTGTCTCGGTTCCAGGTGGGCTGACAACTTCACCGCGGGGGGCTGCGGCGGGAGCGCAGAGCACAGCTTCCAGCATCCCTTCCTCCAGGTACGGCCCTGGGTTTCGCCCGGGGTGTGGGGTCAGAGCGCGTGCACACCCCGCTCGTGGCGgctctctcctcccagccccccgggggggaagggagatgaaCCCAGCAATACAGAGCCCCAGGCCAGCGTGTTGACCATGCGTCCTCCCTGGCCCGCCCTGATGGCAGTGCCGTtcggggagcagagggggttatTCTGGGTAAGAGGGGTGTCCTGTCCTCCCCCGgcctctccaccccttcccggATCAGCAGGTTTGCGTAGCAGATCGTGTAAGATTTTACgctctggcctggcctgccatCCAGTGGCTCCGGGATCCACTGGCCCAGCTGGAGGGGAGGCTACActttgggactgaggggcagggctggagctgtggggCGACAGAGCTTCCTGGGTCTGCCCCGCTCCAGGGAACGGTCACTGGGTGAGGAGCTGCGGTTGCCCCCTGAGATACCAGCGCCAGCCTCTGCCGAGCCGCCTCCCCAGGCGCTGTCGTTACAGAGCGGCTGTGTCCGTGTTTCAGGCCGTGGGGATGTTCCTGGGTGAATTCTCCTGCCTGGCTGCCTTCTACATCCTGCTCTGCAGGGACCGGCAgagagcagagcccagcctggcccccgcgCAGCCCTTCAATCCGCTGCTCTTCCTGCCTCCGGCGCTGTGTGACATGACCGGGACCAGCATCATGTATGTGGGTAAGTGCTGGGGGCTCCGACGCAGCTCCGGGCTTGGGGGGCGACAGTGGAGTTGTCTTTAAAACTCTGTGAAACGTCACGACTTTCTGCAGGGGGTCCTTCCTGGGGGGTTAACCCCCCAccgtttggttttttaaaaaggcaaagaaaACGCCAGCTTTGAACATGGCTTAAAAGTGACACTTTTCATTTGGAAACTACCCCGTTACTGAGCCAACCAAACCAAATtggcaagggggggaggggaggagaaaaccCCTgattttccccaccaccacccctcatTGCTCATCTGTtttgcaaagagaacaaaccaaCAGGCCACCAAGCAATGTATGTTCCCCTGTCAGCTCTCCAGAGATTGCGCCTTCTCTCGGAGTGAGGCCTGCTGCCTGTAGGGGGCGCCCTCTCCTAGGTGGGCAGAAACCGAAGTTATCTTAAGTACGTGTCTGACCCCGttactgtagtgtctgagcacctcacactctGGAATGCCGCTTTCCTTGCAACCCCTCTGTGAGGCAGAGCTAGTCGCTCTAgtgtacagaggggaaactgaggcacagaagggcaGCGACTTGCCCACAGTCTCACAGGGAATCTGGCGGAGCGAGGATTTGAACCCCGGCCTCCAGGTTCCCAGGGTAGCCTCTTAACTTTATCACAGTCCTTCCTCTAAGCTAGCCATCCCCCGAATCATCTGCTTTGACCACTTCCTTCCTCCAACCAGTCAAAGGGAGGCCAGACGCCCTGTGTCCGCAAATGGCAAAGAAGCTCTGACGGTCCAATGTCCTTTATGTAAATAATCAGTTTTAATAACCCCCCCTAGAAACTCAGGGCCCGATTCCCCACTGCCCGGCACCTTGGTCATCCTCATTCGCCCCCGGGCAGAGTGGGTGGGAAATCCCGTGAGGTGCGCTCGCTTTGCCCAGCTGTAAATAACACAAGGAGGGTGGGGGCACGCATCTCTTTCTGGCTACTCCTGGACCGAGTGGCGTGAGGAGATTTTTGGCCCGTGGCACTGACCCACAGCCGTGAGAGGAGGCTCTGAAAGGGGTTCTCGCTCAGCTGGTGCGGTCACGTTTTATTTCCTGATTTTAACCGTCCACCACAAAATGTGAGCTGTCCTGCCCACaagcagagggggtggggcccTTTCCACAAGGCCTCAGCACAGAGCTCACAGCTCCAATTAAAGTCACCCCCAAAAACTCCCTGGCTGggagcgacccccccccccatgcgcGATGGATGAAGCGCAGTTAATTGTGAGCACATCAAAGGAGACGTCACTCAGACTGATGCTGATTAAATCCTATTTAACGACCGGTTGTTGTGTTCTCCGGCCGCATTGTCCCGCAGGCGGGAGCCGTTCGAGGGAGGGGGAGCGCGGGAAGCTTTGAATGCAGGCTGGGAAGGATGCCATGGCTGAAATATTCTGCCTGGGCACAGTCGCTACCTCTATCCCTCCCAGATTTAAAATGCCTCATTGTGTTTGGGGGACTAGAACCAGGACCCTCAGCTGTGATAAACCAGAGCTCTAGTGCCTGAGTAGGAGGAGACGCTCCGCAAGCTGTACTGGTATAAAGGCTTTTAGCCTCTGGGCTTCCAGCCACCAGAGGTGACGTAGTCACCCACCCACGAGCTACTCTGCAGGGGTACGAGTCCCTGGCTTACTGGGCTCCTAAAATGGCCGGGTCTGGAGACAGCTGGTGGGACAGGactagcaggggggctggggtgcgtctgggggggaggggaggggaggaatggacTAGCTGGGGGTCAGAACTGAGGCGCGTCTGGCCCGGCAGCTCCACCCACAAGCACGTTCTCTCGCCGTAGCCCTGAACATGACCAGCGCCTCCAGCTTCCAGATGCTGCGCGGGGCGGTGATCATCTTCACCGGGCTGCTCTCGGTCGCCTTCCTGGGCCGCAAGCTGGTGCCGAGCCAGTGGCTGGGGATCCTGGTCACCATGGCcgggctggtggtggtggggctggcGGACATGCTCGGCACCCGCGATCAGACGCACAAGCTGAGCGAGGTCATCACAGGTACGTGGGGGGTGTCCCGGAgtaaggctggggggaggggacgtcCTGGGAGGGCCACGAAGGAATCTGAgaaggggccgtcgctggggatAGATTTTCCGAGTGGGACTGGCTGCGGGGACGCCGGTCCGGAATGCAAGAGGTTCCTGCCCCGGTTACGCCGCCCGGCGGGTGGGGGGTCTGGGACGGGGCTGCGTCTGGAGACCCCCACGTtctctcttccccgccccccgcaggTGACCTGCTCATCATCATGGCCCAGGTGATCGTCGCCATTCAGATGGTGCTGGAGGAGAAGTTCATCTACAAACACGACGTGCACCCGCTGCGGGCCGTCGGCACAGAGGGTAggtggcagcagggggctggggccgggtgggggggACCCCATACCGGGTGCACGGACGGGGAGGGGGAAGTGTCTCTGATGCCCTGTGGGCAGCTCTGGGCTACTGACTCCGAGCAAGGAGCCTGTGGCGGAGTCACTCACGCTGGGAGATGCGGCGGGCggcctcctgcatcccagcctCCGAGGCTGGCGCTAGGCTGCGGGGGCTGAAGCTTTTATGGGGGGCACCGGAAGTGTCCCTGTCCGCTGAAGACACGGGGTCCGGGGTCTGCGCCCAGGCAGCAAGGGCAAACTGgcagctggcgggaggggagccagggtCTCTTTGCTGGGCACGCACCCCTCCAGTCCACgtgaatggggctgggggggctgggaagagCGGTCTTTAGCCAGGCTGCTTTCCGTGTGTGTGAGACAGCGGCGGGGGCAGATACTGCGGCAAGGGGCCGGAATATAGCGACTCGAGGGGAGGCCCCGTGGTTCATTGCCCACCCCTGCGGCTCTCTtgtgcctggccggggggggcGACTAGATCCTCCTGGCCCAGGACAGCCTCTGAAACACTGCAGCTTTCTCCCGAAATCCGGCCCCCAGCAAAACCCGGATCCAGCGTTCAGGGGTCTGGGGCAGGAAATGCCACGTGTTGGGGAGGGGGACGGACGGACCATCTTCCGGGGAAAGAGCCCCAACCAGCAGCGCCTGGCTTTTCTGCACCGCCACCCGCTGCCTTGCTCCCTCCCAGGTTTCTTTGGCTTCGTca from Mauremys mutica isolate MM-2020 ecotype Southern chromosome 3, ASM2049712v1, whole genome shotgun sequence harbors:
- the SLC35F6 gene encoding solute carrier family 35 member F6; the encoded protein is MAWTKYQLFLAGLMLLTGSINTLSAKWADNFTAGGCGGSAEHSFQHPFLQAVGMFLGEFSCLAAFYILLCRDRQRAEPSLAPAQPFNPLLFLPPALCDMTGTSIMYVALNMTSASSFQMLRGAVIIFTGLLSVAFLGRKLVPSQWLGILVTMAGLVVVGLADMLGTRDQTHKLSEVITGDLLIIMAQVIVAIQMVLEEKFIYKHDVHPLRAVGTEGFFGFVILSLLLIPMYYIPAGSFSSSPRQVLEDTLDAFCQIGRQPLIALALAGNISSIAFFNFAGISVTKEISATTRMVLDSLRTVVIWAVSLAVGWETFHGLEILGFLILLTGAALYNGLHQPLLARLPWRRPPAGALGSEAERENLLGGGRAPINADG